The Methylomicrobium lacus LW14 genome window below encodes:
- a CDS encoding adenine phosphoribosyltransferase, translating into MDRLISKIRDIPDFPKPGIIFKDITPLVKDPAALKLSVHQLMQPFLGCEITAVAGMEARGFIFGSLVAWEMGLPFIPLRKPGKLPYDVQSVSYDLEYGSAVLEAHIDAFEPDDKVLLIDDLLATGGTAKASCELIEKLGAKVVACAFVVELDFLNGRERLGAYQVHSLLHF; encoded by the coding sequence ATGGACCGCTTAATCAGCAAAATCCGCGACATCCCCGATTTTCCGAAACCCGGCATCATCTTCAAAGACATCACGCCGCTGGTCAAAGACCCGGCCGCATTGAAGTTGTCGGTGCATCAATTAATGCAGCCCTTTTTGGGGTGCGAAATTACCGCGGTCGCCGGCATGGAAGCGCGCGGCTTCATCTTCGGATCGCTGGTGGCCTGGGAAATGGGATTGCCGTTCATCCCGCTCAGAAAGCCCGGCAAATTGCCTTATGACGTGCAAAGCGTCTCGTATGATCTCGAATACGGTTCGGCGGTGCTCGAAGCGCATATCGACGCATTCGAACCGGATGACAAGGTATTATTGATCGACGATTTGCTGGCGACCGGCGGAACCGCCAAGGCCAGCTGCGAACTGATCGAAAAGCTTGGCGCTAAGGTCGTCGCCTGCGCTTTCGTCGTGGAGCTGGATTTTTTGAACGGCAGAGAAAGACTGGGCGCTTATCAGGTCCACAGCCTGCTGCATTTTTGA
- the dxs gene encoding 1-deoxy-D-xylulose-5-phosphate synthase has translation MNYSGHTPILDTINLPADLRKLRKSQLKPLAKELRDYLTHTVSISGGHFSAGLGTVELTVALHYVFNTPEDQLVWDVGHQAYPHKILTGRKERMTTIRTHGGVCAFPSRTESEYDTFGVGHSSTSISAALGMAIASARKGENKQMVAIIGDGSITGGMAYEAMNHAGSIDANLLVILNDNEMSISPNVGAMSNYLTKVLSSRLYSSVREESKKVLSNIPSAWELARRTEEHIKGMVVPGTLFEELGFNYIGPIDGHDLDALVPTLENLKAMPGPRLLHIVTKKGKGYAPAEKDPLAYHGVPAFDPSKDSLPKSAPSPHPTYTEVFGNWLCDMAEQDERLLGITPAMREGSGLVKFSERFPKRYFDVAIAEQHAVTLAAGQACQGAKPVVAIYSTFLQRAYDQMVHDVAIQNLDVLFALDRAGLVGPDGPTHAGSFDYSFMCCIPNLLIMAPADENECRQMLYTGFIHEGPASVRYPRGKGPGVEVQKTMTALPVGKGEIRRQGSKIAILAWGSMVAPALKAADQFGATVANMRFVKPIDEALILELAKTHEMLVTIEENVLSGGAGSAVSQFLQAQRILMPVLNLGLPDAFIEQGTREELLAIAGLDAKGITKSLEAFYPELSPEELAVAD, from the coding sequence ATGAATTATTCAGGCCACACCCCCATTTTAGACACCATCAATCTTCCCGCCGACCTGCGCAAACTCAGAAAAAGCCAGCTGAAGCCGCTGGCGAAGGAACTGCGCGATTATCTGACCCATACGGTCAGTATTTCCGGCGGCCATTTCTCGGCCGGGCTCGGCACGGTCGAATTGACCGTCGCGCTGCACTATGTGTTCAACACCCCGGAGGATCAGTTGGTCTGGGATGTCGGCCACCAAGCCTATCCGCACAAGATTCTGACCGGCCGCAAGGAGCGGATGACCACGATCCGTACGCACGGCGGCGTCTGCGCATTTCCGTCGCGCACCGAGAGCGAATATGACACCTTCGGCGTCGGCCATTCGAGCACCTCGATCAGCGCGGCCCTGGGCATGGCGATCGCCTCGGCCCGGAAAGGCGAGAACAAACAGATGGTCGCGATCATCGGCGACGGCAGCATCACCGGCGGCATGGCCTATGAGGCGATGAACCATGCAGGCAGCATCGACGCAAACCTGCTGGTGATCCTGAACGACAACGAGATGTCGATCTCGCCGAACGTCGGCGCGATGAGCAATTATCTGACCAAGGTGCTGTCGAGCCGCCTGTACTCCTCGGTGCGCGAGGAAAGCAAGAAAGTGCTGAGCAACATACCGAGCGCCTGGGAACTCGCGCGCCGCACCGAAGAACACATCAAGGGCATGGTGGTGCCTGGAACCTTGTTCGAGGAACTCGGTTTCAATTACATCGGCCCGATCGACGGCCACGACCTGGATGCGCTGGTGCCGACGCTCGAAAACCTGAAGGCGATGCCCGGCCCGCGTCTCCTGCATATCGTGACCAAGAAGGGCAAGGGCTATGCGCCGGCCGAGAAGGACCCGCTCGCTTATCACGGCGTGCCGGCCTTCGACCCATCCAAGGATTCGCTGCCGAAATCGGCGCCCTCCCCGCATCCTACCTATACCGAGGTGTTCGGCAACTGGCTCTGCGACATGGCCGAACAGGACGAGCGCCTCCTCGGCATCACGCCGGCGATGCGCGAAGGCTCAGGCCTGGTCAAGTTTTCCGAACGCTTTCCGAAGCGCTATTTCGATGTCGCGATCGCCGAACAACATGCGGTAACGCTCGCCGCGGGCCAAGCCTGTCAGGGCGCGAAGCCGGTCGTCGCGATCTATTCGACCTTCCTGCAGCGCGCCTATGACCAGATGGTTCACGATGTCGCGATTCAAAACCTGGATGTCCTGTTCGCGCTCGACCGCGCGGGGCTTGTCGGCCCGGACGGCCCGACCCATGCCGGCAGCTTCGATTACAGCTTCATGTGCTGCATCCCGAACCTGCTGATCATGGCGCCTGCCGACGAAAACGAATGCCGGCAGATGCTCTATACCGGTTTCATCCACGAAGGCCCGGCCTCGGTGCGCTATCCGCGCGGCAAAGGCCCCGGCGTTGAAGTACAAAAAACGATGACCGCGCTGCCGGTCGGCAAGGGCGAAATCCGCCGCCAGGGCAGCAAGATCGCGATTCTGGCCTGGGGCAGCATGGTCGCGCCGGCCCTGAAAGCCGCCGACCAGTTCGGTGCGACGGTCGCGAACATGCGTTTCGTCAAACCGATCGATGAGGCGTTGATCCTGGAACTGGCCAAAACGCACGAAATGCTGGTCACGATCGAAGAGAATGTGCTGTCCGGCGGTGCCGGCAGCGCGGTGAGCCAATTCCTGCAAGCGCAACGCATCCTGATGCCGGTGTTGAATCTTGGCCTGCCCGATGCGTTCATCGAACAGGGTACGCGCGAGGAACTGCTCGCGATCGCGGGCCTGGATGCGAAAGGCATAACCAAGAGCCTCGAGGCCTTTTATCCTGAATTATCCCCGGAAGAACTTGCCGTTGCCGATTGA